In the genome of Pseudomonas lalucatii, the window CGCAACGGGCGGTGGTCGAGAAACAGCCCGGTGTCGAGGTAGTCGGTGAGGTTGACCAGCAACTTGGCGCCGCCCTCGCTGACCTCCATGAACTGACCCTGGGCGCCCTGGCGCTGGTACTGCCTGGTGCCTGCCTGGCGCTCGCGGCGCTTGATGATCACCTTGCTCTTGTCGACATTCAGCGCCTGGGGAATCGCCGCCAGGGCATCGAACAGGCGCGCCTGGGCCTTCTCCGGGTCGATCGAGCGGGGCGCGGCGTACTCCTGCACGTGCACCCAGTCGCCGTAGAGGTCCACCGCCAGGGCGTACTCCGGCATGTCGGCGTCATACAGGCGATAGCACTCCACCCCTTCCCGGCGCGCCCACTTGCCCAGCTGCTTGAGATTCTTCTGCAGGCGGTTGGCGAACATCTGCCCGCCCTCGCTCAGGCGGGCCTGCTCGACGACGGGGGCCGGCGCCGGCTTGAGCGGATTGCCGTTCCTGTTGTACTGAGGCGCCTGGGGCTCGGCCTGCGCCTTGGCGACTTCGGCCTGCTCGCGTTCACGCTCGCGCTGCTCCGGGGTGCGTCGCTCGCCGGTGACGAACTGCTCCGGCTGCACCTTGATCAACAGCAGCTTGCACGGCAGCGCGCCGTTCCAGAAGGCGTACTGCTTGTGGCTGCGGATGCCCATGCGCTTGCCCAGCTCCGGCGCCCCGGTGAACACCGCCGCCTCCCAGCCGAGGCAGGCCTGGCGCAGGCGCTCGCCGAGATTCTGGTAGAGATACAGCAGGCTGGCCTCGTCGCCGAGGCGCTCGCCGTAGGGCGGATTGCTGATCACCAGGCCCTTCTGGTGCTGGTCCGGGCGCGGTTCGAAGGTGGCCAGCTCGCCCTGGTAGACCTTGATCCAGTCGCTCAAGCCGGCCCGCTCGATGTTGTTGCGCCCTGGCTGGATCAGGCGCGGATCGGCCTCGTAGCCGCGGATCCACAGCGGTGGCCTGGCCAGGCCGGCACTGGCGCGCTCCTGGGCCTCGGCATGCAGTTTCTTCCACAGCGCCGGCACATGCCCCAGCCACTGGTCGAACCCCCAGCGTTCGCGCTTGAGATTCGGCGCGATGTCCGCGGCCATCATGGCCGCCTCAACCAGGAAGGTGCCGACCCCGCACATGGGGTCGGCCAGCGCCCCGCCCTCGGCGGCGATGCGCGGCCAACCGGCGCGGATCAGCACGGCGGCGGCGAGGTTCTCCTTGAGCGGCGCGGCGCCCTGCTGCAGGCGATAGCCGCGCTGATGCAGGCTGTGGCCGGACAGGTCGAGGGAGAGGATCGCCTCGCCGCGCTCCAGGCGCAGGTGCACGCGCAGGTCGGGATTGAGCTTGTCGATCGACGGCCGCGTGCCGTCGGCCTGGCGCAGCTTGTCGACAATGGCGTCCTTGACCTTGAGTGCGCCGAAATGGGTGTTGTCGATCCCCGAGCCGTGGCCACTGAACTCCACCGCCAGGCTGCCGCTCGGCTCCAGGTGCTCGAACCAGTCCACCGCCAGCACGCCCTGGTACAGGCTCTCGGCGTCCCGCACGGGGAAACGGCCCAGCACCAGCAGCACGCGGTTGGCCAGGCGCGACCAGAGGCACAGGCGGTAGGCGTCCTCCAGCCCGCCCTCGCCCCGAATGGCCGAGGTCTGCTCCCGCGCCTCTTCGAGCCCCAACTGGCTCGCCTCCTCGAGCAGCAGGCCTTCCAGCCCCTTGGGGCAGGTGAGAAAGAGTTCGTAGCGATCCGACATGAGAATATCCAGTGCCTAGGGCAGTGTGAGCGGCGTGCGCGCGAGTCGACACGGCCAAAATAAGTGACAAAAAGTCGCAATGCGACCCTTCGTCGGAATAAAAAAGCCTCGCAATCGAATGCCAATCGCGATGGCACAACACCAGCACGGGCGGCGCAAACGCCCGCCCCGCCGGGGCTCTTGCAAGAACACGGTGAACCGGCCGGCCAGCCTTATGGCCTCACCCTCGGAAGCATTACTCCCTTATGACAAAACGATCATTCACAGGCCTTCGGGCATTAGATAGAAATCTACCTAGGCCGTCGCCGCAATGGCGAGGGCGCAGGAGACCCGCGACGCCGGCAGCGGGCTCCGCCGGCAGGCTATTGTCTGCCTGACCTCGCCACGAGGTCCACGGGACATAACAGTCAACAGTGAGGGCAACACCCTATGAGAAGACTTAAGCGTGATCCGTTAGAAAGAGCTTTTTTGCGCGGCTATCAATACGGCATCAATGGAAAATCCCGCGAACTGTGCCCCTTCACCCTCCCTTCTGTCCGTCAAGCCTGGATTAACGGCTGGCGCGAAGGCCGCGGTGACAACTGGGACGGGCTGACCGGCACCGCCGGTATTCATCGACTCAACGAACTTCACGCTGTCGGCTGATTAACGAAAGGAACTTTCCGACTTCACCAAGCACGCCCCAGTTCGGGCGGCGGGCGCAAGCCCAAGGGCTCCCTCAGGGAGCCCTCTTTATTTCCCCCGCGATCAACCCCGCTCAGCGCCGCGCGGCCACTATGGCATCGACCGACTCACGGATCAGCGCCGGCCCCTTGTAGATGAAGCCCGAATAGACCTGCACCAGACTGGCGCCGGCGGCGATCTTCTCGGCCGCATGGCGCCCCTCGGTGATGCCGCCCACGGCGATGATCGGCAGTCGTCCGCCCAGCTCGCCGGCCAGCACCTCGACCGTATGGGTACTCTTGTCCCGTACCGGCGCACCGGACAAGCCACCCGCCTCGTCGGCGAACTCCAGCCCCTTGACGCCGTCCCGGGCCAGGGTGGTGTTGGTGGCGATCACCGCATCCATGCCGGTCTCGACCAGCGCCGCCGCCACCTGGGCGGTCTCCTCATCGCTCATGTCCGGGGCGATCTTGATCGCCAGCGGCACCCGCCTGCCATGCCGCCCGGCCAGTTCTTCCTGGCGCTGGCGCAGGGCCTCGAGCAGCTGCTTGAGCGAGTCGCCGAACTGCAGGCTGCGCAGCCCCGGGGTGTTCGGCGAGCTGACGTTGACCGTCACATAGCTGGCGTGGGCATAGACCTTGTCCAGGCACAGCAGGTAATCGTCCACCGCGCGCTCGACCGGGGTATCGAAGTTCTTGCCGATATTGATGCCCAGCACGCCCTTGTACTTGGCCGCCTTGACCCGGGCCAGCAGGTGGTCGACACCCTGGTTGTTGAAGCCCATGCGGTTGATGATCGCCTCGGCCTCGGGCAGGCGGAACAGCCGCGGCTTGGGGTTGCCCGGCTGCGGGCGCGGCGTCACGGTGCCGATCTCGACGAAGCCGAAACCCAGCTGGGCAAAGCCGTCGATGGCGTCGCCATTCTTGTCCAGGCCGGCCGCCAGGCCGACCGGGTTGGCGAATTCCAGCCCCATGACCTTGACCGGCAGACTCGCCGGCGCCTTGCTCAGCAGGCCGTTGAGGCCCAGGCGGCCACCGGCGCCGATCAGGTCGATGGACAGCTCGTGGGAGGTTTCCGGGGAGAGTTTGAACAGCAGCTCGCGGGCCAGGTTATACATGCTCAGCTCGATAGTGGCGAAGTCGCAAAGGCGGCGATTATACAGGCCGTGCCGCCTGGCAGCGAGGCGCACGGCCGGCTTCAGTCCAGGCGCCGCAGGCTGAGCAGCTCGCCCTCGGGGCTGAACTCCAGCGCGAAGGCGCCGTAGACCCCTTCATGGGTCAGGAACGGGCGGATATGATGGGCCGGCAGACTGACCCGCCGGCCGTCACGGCTTTCCACCAGGATACGACTGGCCCGTCCTTGGTAGACTGCGCGCATACGCTCGGCAGAGAGCGCG includes:
- the rlmKL gene encoding bifunctional 23S rRNA (guanine(2069)-N(7))-methyltransferase RlmK/23S rRNA (guanine(2445)-N(2))-methyltransferase RlmL translates to MSDRYELFLTCPKGLEGLLLEEASQLGLEEAREQTSAIRGEGGLEDAYRLCLWSRLANRVLLVLGRFPVRDAESLYQGVLAVDWFEHLEPSGSLAVEFSGHGSGIDNTHFGALKVKDAIVDKLRQADGTRPSIDKLNPDLRVHLRLERGEAILSLDLSGHSLHQRGYRLQQGAAPLKENLAAAVLIRAGWPRIAAEGGALADPMCGVGTFLVEAAMMAADIAPNLKRERWGFDQWLGHVPALWKKLHAEAQERASAGLARPPLWIRGYEADPRLIQPGRNNIERAGLSDWIKVYQGELATFEPRPDQHQKGLVISNPPYGERLGDEASLLYLYQNLGERLRQACLGWEAAVFTGAPELGKRMGIRSHKQYAFWNGALPCKLLLIKVQPEQFVTGERRTPEQREREREQAEVAKAQAEPQAPQYNRNGNPLKPAPAPVVEQARLSEGGQMFANRLQKNLKQLGKWARREGVECYRLYDADMPEYALAVDLYGDWVHVQEYAAPRSIDPEKAQARLFDALAAIPQALNVDKSKVIIKRRERQAGTRQYQRQGAQGQFMEVSEGGAKLLVNLTDYLDTGLFLDHRPLRLRIQREAAGKRFLNLFCYTATATVHAAKGGARSTTSVDLSKTYLDWARRNLSLNGYSDKQRLEQGDVMAWLAEDRGEYELIFIDPPTFSNSKRMEGVFDVQRDHVQLLDLAMARLAPGGVLYFSNNFRKFQLDDGLAARYGVEEISADTLDPDFARNPKIHRAWRLTARG
- the rmf gene encoding ribosome modulation factor, encoding MRRLKRDPLERAFLRGYQYGINGKSRELCPFTLPSVRQAWINGWREGRGDNWDGLTGTAGIHRLNELHAVG
- a CDS encoding quinone-dependent dihydroorotate dehydrogenase, giving the protein MYNLARELLFKLSPETSHELSIDLIGAGGRLGLNGLLSKAPASLPVKVMGLEFANPVGLAAGLDKNGDAIDGFAQLGFGFVEIGTVTPRPQPGNPKPRLFRLPEAEAIINRMGFNNQGVDHLLARVKAAKYKGVLGINIGKNFDTPVERAVDDYLLCLDKVYAHASYVTVNVSSPNTPGLRSLQFGDSLKQLLEALRQRQEELAGRHGRRVPLAIKIAPDMSDEETAQVAAALVETGMDAVIATNTTLARDGVKGLEFADEAGGLSGAPVRDKSTHTVEVLAGELGGRLPIIAVGGITEGRHAAEKIAAGASLVQVYSGFIYKGPALIRESVDAIVAARR
- a CDS encoding DUF2835 domain-containing protein → MPCLLLDIALSAERMRAVYQGRASRILVESRDGRRVSLPAHHIRPFLTHEGVYGAFALEFSPEGELLSLRRLD